The Pricia mediterranea genome includes a window with the following:
- a CDS encoding TonB-dependent receptor: protein MKKYILTLFTIIAFGALHAHELSGTVTSEDAKALEGVGVYNKSTGAYTYTNVSGYFELDDISVGDIVRFYSLGYLTQQVTVTENQLDGTVNITMIESAVSLDQVVLVSKVNAMSNFVNVDIKTNPVKSSQEILRKVPGLIIGQHAGGGKAEQIFLRGFDIDHGTDVAIDVDGMPVNMVSHAHGQGYSDMHFIIPETIDNIDFGKGPYYAYKGNFNTAGYIDLKLRKQIDKNTVSLEAGQFNTLRTMGMFKVAESDFSNAYVASELVLTDGPFESSQNFNRINLMGRYNYSNRVDQDLTLTLSHFQSKWDASGQIPQRAIDQGLIGRFGAIDDTEGGKTSRSNLLINHTNQLDEHSSVRSKAYISKYDFELFSNFTFFLEDPVNGDQIRQYEDRTIIGAETAYAHSIHVGDHDSQLKYEAGIGFRYDDVNDVQLSRTADRQMLLERLAYGNVDEVNGYGFFDLTYKRNKWTINPGLRLDYFKFDYVNLLTETYDSNSQDKLFLGPKLNVIYAPSPSVQLFAKSGIGFHSNDTRVVIADTGEDILPLAFGADLGTILKPIDKLVVNAALWTLFLQQEFVYVGDAGIVEPSGKTRRYGVDLGLRYQLTDGLYANGDINYTHARSTEEPDGENYIPLAPELTSSAGLSFRDIHKFSGGISYRYVKDRPANEDNSIVAEGYFVTDLNLNYSHKNWTLGIIIENLFDTEWNETQFATESRLFNEPQSVEEIHFTPGIPFYLRGKISVTF, encoded by the coding sequence ATGAAGAAATATATACTCACTCTATTTACTATTATCGCATTCGGTGCTCTTCATGCCCACGAACTCAGCGGCACCGTAACCTCGGAAGACGCCAAGGCCCTTGAAGGGGTCGGGGTCTATAACAAGTCCACCGGCGCATACACCTATACCAACGTTTCGGGCTATTTCGAGCTTGACGATATTTCCGTCGGCGATATCGTTCGATTCTACAGCCTTGGATATCTGACCCAACAGGTGACGGTTACCGAAAATCAACTGGACGGCACCGTTAATATCACCATGATCGAATCGGCGGTATCGCTCGATCAGGTCGTTCTGGTCTCCAAAGTGAACGCGATGAGCAATTTCGTCAACGTCGATATCAAGACCAACCCCGTGAAATCATCGCAGGAAATCCTGCGTAAGGTACCGGGACTCATCATCGGCCAACATGCCGGCGGCGGAAAAGCGGAGCAGATTTTTTTGCGCGGCTTCGATATCGACCATGGCACCGATGTTGCCATCGATGTCGATGGCATGCCCGTAAACATGGTTTCGCATGCCCACGGTCAAGGGTATTCGGATATGCATTTTATCATTCCCGAGACCATCGATAATATCGACTTCGGAAAGGGACCCTATTATGCCTATAAGGGAAACTTCAATACCGCTGGCTATATCGACCTCAAACTTCGGAAACAAATCGATAAAAATACCGTCTCCTTGGAAGCGGGCCAGTTCAATACCCTTCGTACGATGGGGATGTTCAAGGTGGCGGAAAGCGATTTTAGCAATGCCTATGTGGCTTCCGAGCTCGTGCTGACCGACGGTCCCTTCGAATCTTCGCAAAATTTTAACCGCATCAATCTGATGGGACGTTATAATTATAGCAATCGCGTAGACCAGGACCTAACGCTTACCCTGTCGCACTTTCAGAGCAAATGGGATGCATCGGGACAGATTCCCCAGCGGGCCATCGACCAGGGATTGATAGGCAGGTTCGGGGCCATCGACGATACCGAGGGTGGGAAGACGAGCCGATCGAACCTTTTGATCAATCATACCAACCAGCTCGATGAGCATTCAAGCGTACGGTCAAAAGCCTACATTTCAAAATACGATTTCGAGCTATTCTCGAACTTTACCTTCTTCTTGGAAGATCCGGTAAATGGCGACCAGATACGCCAATACGAAGATCGTACGATCATCGGCGCGGAGACCGCCTATGCACATTCGATCCATGTGGGCGACCATGACTCCCAATTGAAATATGAGGCAGGCATCGGGTTTCGCTACGACGATGTCAACGACGTTCAGCTCTCCCGTACCGCCGACCGTCAGATGTTGTTGGAACGATTGGCCTACGGGAATGTCGACGAGGTAAACGGTTATGGATTTTTTGACCTCACCTATAAGAGAAACAAATGGACTATCAATCCCGGATTGCGTTTGGATTATTTCAAATTTGACTATGTCAACCTATTAACGGAGACCTATGATTCCAATAGTCAGGACAAACTGTTTTTAGGCCCTAAGCTGAACGTAATCTATGCTCCGAGTCCCTCTGTGCAGCTATTCGCCAAATCGGGCATCGGATTCCACTCCAACGACACGAGAGTCGTCATCGCAGATACCGGGGAAGATATTTTGCCGCTGGCCTTCGGCGCGGACCTGGGCACGATCCTGAAGCCCATCGACAAATTGGTCGTTAATGCCGCCTTGTGGACCCTGTTTTTGCAGCAGGAATTCGTATATGTCGGGGATGCCGGCATCGTCGAACCCAGCGGGAAAACACGTAGGTACGGGGTTGACCTTGGCTTGCGCTATCAATTGACCGATGGGCTGTACGCCAACGGCGACATCAACTATACCCATGCCCGAAGTACGGAAGAGCCCGATGGGGAAAACTATATCCCTTTAGCCCCAGAACTCACTTCTTCAGCGGGACTGTCGTTTAGGGATATTCATAAATTTTCAGGTGGTATCAGCTATCGTTATGTCAAAGATCGGCCAGCCAACGAAGATAATTCAATTGTCGCGGAAGGCTATTTCGTGACCGACCTGAACCTCAACTACTCACACAAAAACTGGACGTTGGGCATCATCATCGAGAATCTCTTCGACACCGAATGGAACGAGACCCAGTTCGCCACGGAAAGCCGACTGTTCAATGAACCACAATCTGTCGAGGAAATCCATTTTACCCCCGGTATCCCTTTTTATCTGAGGGGGAAAATTTCGGTAACATTTTGA
- a CDS encoding DEAD/DEAH box helicase, which produces MTFKELGLAEPILKAVEKEGYTHPTPIQEKAIPILLRGKDLLGVAQTGTGKTAAFGIPILNYLHNSQNGQSGKRRIKALVVTPTRELAIQIGESFTAYGRYTNLKTTVIFGGVKQGSQTRALDRGVDILVATPGRLLDLMGQGYISFRDLEFAVLDEADQMLDMGFIHDIKKIIAKLPPKRQSLFFSATMPKSIVDLSRKILGDFERVTIKPEQPTAEKVDQGVYFVSKINKVKLLKHIVTERPEASVLVFSRTKHGANKIVKKLAQGDIRSAAIHGNKSQAARQKALGAFKEGKLRILIATDIAARGIDVEALDLVINYDLPNVPETYVHRIGRTGRADASGMALSFCDKEERPYLKDIEKLIKQEVPRMPEHQFVDGDEEDATEPEPRRKQNPDRNRSRNRTRSRSNYRGGTSRNRSRNRKDSNKSRGRN; this is translated from the coding sequence ATGACATTTAAAGAACTCGGGTTGGCCGAACCCATTTTAAAAGCGGTCGAGAAAGAAGGATACACCCATCCCACCCCCATACAGGAAAAAGCGATTCCCATTCTACTTCGCGGAAAAGACCTTTTGGGCGTAGCCCAGACCGGCACCGGAAAAACTGCTGCTTTCGGTATTCCCATTCTCAATTATCTGCACAATTCCCAAAACGGCCAATCCGGTAAACGGCGAATCAAAGCCTTGGTGGTGACGCCTACCCGAGAACTGGCTATTCAAATCGGAGAAAGTTTTACGGCGTACGGCCGGTATACCAACCTTAAGACCACCGTCATCTTCGGTGGCGTAAAACAAGGTAGCCAGACCCGGGCCTTAGATCGAGGGGTAGATATTTTGGTCGCCACTCCCGGGAGGTTGTTGGACCTTATGGGCCAAGGCTATATCTCTTTCCGCGACCTGGAGTTCGCGGTGTTGGACGAGGCCGACCAGATGTTGGACATGGGCTTTATTCACGATATCAAAAAAATTATCGCCAAACTGCCCCCAAAACGCCAATCCCTTTTCTTTTCGGCTACCATGCCGAAATCCATCGTGGACCTGTCCCGAAAAATACTTGGTGATTTTGAACGGGTGACCATCAAGCCGGAGCAGCCTACCGCTGAAAAGGTCGACCAGGGGGTGTATTTTGTATCTAAAATAAACAAGGTCAAACTACTGAAGCACATCGTTACGGAACGGCCTGAGGCTTCCGTTCTCGTATTTTCCAGAACCAAGCACGGAGCCAACAAAATAGTAAAGAAACTGGCCCAGGGCGACATCCGCTCCGCAGCCATTCACGGCAACAAGTCCCAAGCCGCTCGGCAGAAGGCCTTAGGCGCGTTCAAGGAGGGAAAGCTACGGATATTGATCGCCACCGATATTGCCGCGCGCGGTATCGATGTCGAAGCCTTGGATTTGGTCATAAATTACGATTTGCCGAATGTACCCGAAACCTACGTACACCGAATTGGCCGTACGGGGCGGGCCGATGCCAGTGGAATGGCGCTATCTTTTTGCGACAAGGAAGAGAGGCCGTACTTAAAGGATATCGAAAAATTGATCAAACAAGAGGTACCCCGAATGCCGGAACATCAGTTCGTCGATGGGGATGAGGAAGATGCTACGGAGCCGGAACCCCGACGGAAGCAGAACCCCGACCGCAACCGTTCAAGAAATCGCACCCGGAGCCGTTCTAACTATCGTGGCGGTACGTCAAGGAACAGAAGCCGGAACCGTAAGGATAGCAACAAGTCGCGAGGAAGGAACTAA
- a CDS encoding LytR/AlgR family response regulator transcription factor: protein MEHATRILIVEDDMVIAANLSLQLTQLGYEVTGIESRGEEAVSHALANPPDIILMDINLNGKLNGIETVSAIHSENQIPIIYLTANSDETTFLKAKQTRPWAFITKPFNRLNLQRALALVVEQGKEMADPKVPMPELQVLEDRIFIRHNGKMEKLLLEDILYIEADRNYSNIKTLSSAYLLASTLKVLEEKLPAAFFMRVHRSYMVNISKLDVIGDGHLEIGRKVIPISKSYRERLLSRIRRV from the coding sequence ATGGAGCATGCAACCCGTATCTTGATTGTTGAAGACGATATGGTCATCGCGGCCAACCTATCGTTGCAGTTGACCCAATTGGGATATGAGGTTACGGGTATCGAATCGCGTGGGGAGGAAGCGGTGTCCCATGCCCTGGCCAATCCCCCCGATATCATCTTGATGGACATTAACTTAAACGGAAAGCTGAACGGTATTGAGACCGTTTCGGCCATTCACAGCGAAAATCAGATTCCCATAATTTATTTGACCGCGAACAGCGATGAAACTACTTTTTTAAAAGCCAAACAGACGCGGCCTTGGGCTTTTATTACTAAACCCTTCAACCGACTAAACCTACAACGGGCCCTAGCACTGGTCGTGGAACAAGGAAAGGAAATGGCTGACCCGAAGGTGCCAATGCCGGAACTGCAGGTGTTGGAAGACCGTATCTTTATCAGGCACAACGGAAAAATGGAAAAACTATTATTGGAAGATATACTGTATATCGAAGCGGATCGGAATTACTCGAACATAAAAACCCTTTCTTCCGCGTACCTGCTGGCCAGCACATTAAAAGTTTTGGAAGAAAAGCTGCCAGCAGCCTTTTTTATGCGTGTTCATCGGTCGTATATGGTAAATATTTCAAAACTGGATGTCATTGGGGACGGCCATTTGGAAATCGGCCGAAAAGTCATCCCGATCAGCAAGTCGTACAGAGAACGCTTGTTAAGTCGTATTCGGCGGGTCTGA